In the genome of Fulvivirga maritima, one region contains:
- a CDS encoding PLDc N-terminal domain-containing protein — protein MGGILYLIGLICAIWVIYDVWVVNKSMDETSKVLWTILAVIANFLTAIIYYFVHKKRAI, from the coding sequence ATGGGCGGAATTCTTTATTTAATCGGACTCATATGTGCAATATGGGTGATTTATGACGTATGGGTTGTAAATAAGTCAATGGATGAAACTTCAAAAGTTTTATGGACTATTTTGGCTGTAATAGCTAATTTCTTAACGGCTATTATTTATTATTTCGTACACAAAAAAAGAGCTATTTAA
- a CDS encoding replication-associated recombination protein A gives MFDLNLPLAERMRPTQLEDLIGQEHLVGPNGILRKTIKSGVIPSMILWGPPGVGKTTIANIIANEINSPFYTLSAISSGVKDVREVIDKAKRQSKAILFIDEIHRFNKAQQDALLGAVEKGTITLIGATTENPSFEVNSALLSRSQVYTLKSLTEQDQLNLIDHVLHKDEKLKKKTVNLDEHGALLSIAGGDARKLLNLLDLVCESIPGDEISITDQQVMDIAQQRVAIYDKTGEQHYDIISAFIKSIRGSDPNAAVYYLARMIEGGEDVKYIARRLLILASEDIGNANPTALVIANNTFQAITVIGYPEAQIVLSQCTTYLACSAKSNASYNAINRARAIVKQTGDLKVPMAIRNAPTKLMKDSGYGQGYKYAHDYPNSFAHMEFLPDEIKNSVFYDPGKNAREEEMRKRLRALWKDKYGY, from the coding sequence ATGTTTGATCTTAATTTACCACTGGCAGAGCGAATGAGGCCTACTCAATTAGAAGATTTGATAGGACAGGAGCACTTGGTGGGACCGAATGGTATATTAAGGAAGACTATTAAATCAGGAGTTATTCCTTCCATGATACTTTGGGGCCCTCCGGGAGTAGGGAAAACTACTATAGCCAATATAATTGCCAACGAAATAAATTCTCCTTTTTACACGCTTAGTGCTATTAGCTCTGGTGTGAAGGATGTGAGAGAAGTAATAGATAAGGCCAAGAGACAATCAAAGGCGATTTTATTTATTGATGAGATTCACCGGTTTAATAAAGCCCAGCAAGATGCCCTTTTAGGAGCGGTAGAAAAAGGAACCATTACCCTAATTGGTGCTACTACAGAAAACCCTTCTTTTGAAGTCAATTCGGCTTTGCTGAGTAGGAGTCAGGTGTACACTCTAAAGTCATTAACAGAGCAGGATCAGTTAAATCTCATTGATCATGTGCTGCACAAAGATGAAAAGCTAAAGAAGAAAACCGTTAACCTGGATGAGCACGGAGCACTACTCAGCATAGCAGGAGGAGATGCCAGAAAGTTACTGAACCTGCTGGATCTGGTTTGCGAATCTATTCCTGGTGATGAGATCAGTATTACTGATCAGCAAGTAATGGATATAGCACAGCAAAGAGTGGCTATTTATGATAAAACGGGGGAACAGCATTATGATATTATTTCTGCCTTTATCAAATCCATAAGAGGAAGTGATCCTAATGCTGCAGTTTACTACCTGGCTCGTATGATTGAAGGAGGCGAAGACGTTAAGTACATTGCCCGTAGATTGCTAATCCTGGCATCAGAAGATATTGGTAATGCTAACCCTACAGCTTTGGTTATAGCTAACAATACTTTTCAGGCTATTACGGTAATAGGTTACCCTGAGGCTCAGATTGTACTTTCTCAATGTACCACCTATTTAGCTTGTTCTGCTAAAAGTAATGCCAGTTATAATGCCATTAATAGAGCAAGAGCTATAGTGAAACAAACAGGTGACCTGAAAGTGCCTATGGCTATTAGAAATGCTCCAACCAAATTAATGAAAGATTCCGGCTATGGTCAAGGCTATAAATATGCTCATGACTATCCTAATAGCTTTGCTCATATGGAGTTTTTGCCTGATGAAATTAAAAATTCTGTTTTTTATGATCCAGGAAAAAATGCCAGAGAAGAAGAAATGCGGAAGCGTTTACGCGCACTTTGGAAGGACAAATACGGGTACTAA
- a CDS encoding TonB-dependent receptor: MKKIVLALSVIILFCGKIMAQSTITVSGKVISGTDNKPIPGVNIVVQGTSNGTLTAMDGSYSIKAPSDATLSFSFIGYETMDIKVSGKSTVDVQLEETTSQLSEVVVVGSRSQGRTKLETPAPVDIIKIDELSTNMPQVGLADMLVATAPSFNAVRSQGSDLSSHVDPPTLRGLAPNQMLVLINGKRRHTSALLNASQTGTMANAVDMSFIPTASIERVEILRDGAAAQYGSDAIAGVMNIVLKQGTGRFSGSFTAGGYPNMAPDFSDTDLTPEELALSRETDPDGFSYQFQANYGFQFKNDGYLNLTTSIRQDKRSVRPTVLALDRAPLYNSSYLNNERTDINGMPIITNPELVQALAAGDMALADELRTVDGLMNARGIDQLDVATYAGQPAINLGSMSYNFGMPIGENADFYSYGDIGFKYTEGFSCFYRRAAQTDRFNYDLYPNGFRPQMYSNQVNVYFTNGVDGKIGEFNFDVSNTFGSNSMNIGMFNTYNASIGPDSPIDMDLGKHSFFQNTTNIDVSRYLNDVLEGLNIAGGTEMRIENYQIERGQEESWTAGNYGIKTASSDNQELVGPDGFPLENLLGEPLVDANGNPVTLPYAGYSQTIVKGYSLNCQCFRGFGPENEGNEYRTVMAAYLDLELDVTKKWMVGTAARAENYSDFGSVVTGKVASRYSITDDFAVRGSFSTGFRAPSLQELNYSHTYTFFVDLVPYDGTVYPNTSTAARTLGIKALTEERSTNFSVGFAAKLFDKLDITVDAYKIDIKDRIFETSEFDKDDAPVLQPVIGEGLGSFRINGGDVSTQGIEVVANYSTNLGRGILTTTLSGTFRENKFEGADVPDLNVELTEQELVDKYVDRGDVGQFETGTPRTNIIGSLTYGIGKFSFMVRGHYYGEVTDRDNQMRTLYNEQIGFADQTFSAQTTVDLGATYKIIPQLMLTVGGNNIFNNYPDIIRYEKRDFYIYSNYQQGSAGAYYFGRLSFNF; this comes from the coding sequence ATGAAAAAAATTGTACTTGCGTTAAGTGTCATTATTTTATTTTGTGGTAAAATAATGGCACAAAGCACTATTACGGTTTCAGGAAAAGTTATTTCCGGAACTGATAATAAGCCAATCCCAGGTGTGAATATCGTAGTGCAAGGGACGTCTAACGGAACCCTTACGGCTATGGATGGCTCCTATTCTATTAAGGCTCCTTCTGATGCTACTCTTTCCTTTTCGTTTATCGGCTATGAAACTATGGATATTAAAGTTTCAGGAAAGAGTACTGTTGACGTACAATTGGAAGAAACTACCTCTCAGCTTTCAGAAGTGGTGGTGGTAGGCTCCAGGTCACAAGGGCGAACCAAACTGGAAACTCCGGCACCGGTAGATATAATCAAAATTGATGAGTTGAGCACTAATATGCCTCAGGTGGGGCTGGCGGATATGCTGGTAGCTACAGCTCCTTCATTTAATGCTGTCCGTTCTCAAGGCTCTGACCTTTCTTCGCATGTAGATCCGCCTACTTTGAGAGGGTTGGCTCCTAACCAGATGCTGGTGCTCATTAATGGTAAAAGAAGGCATACATCAGCTTTGTTAAATGCTTCTCAAACGGGTACTATGGCTAATGCTGTAGACATGAGCTTTATTCCCACCGCCTCCATTGAGCGAGTAGAAATATTAAGAGACGGAGCTGCGGCTCAGTACGGATCTGATGCCATTGCTGGTGTAATGAATATTGTATTGAAACAAGGAACAGGGCGTTTTTCTGGTAGCTTTACCGCTGGTGGGTACCCGAATATGGCGCCAGATTTCAGTGACACAGATCTCACTCCAGAAGAATTAGCGCTGTCAAGAGAAACAGATCCTGATGGGTTTAGCTACCAGTTTCAGGCCAATTATGGTTTTCAGTTTAAAAATGATGGTTACTTAAATCTAACAACATCCATCAGGCAAGATAAACGAAGTGTTAGGCCTACAGTACTTGCTTTAGATAGAGCCCCCCTTTATAATAGTAGCTATTTAAATAACGAAAGAACGGACATCAATGGAATGCCTATTATCACTAATCCAGAGCTGGTTCAAGCTTTGGCGGCAGGAGATATGGCTTTGGCAGATGAGCTCCGAACCGTAGATGGCTTAATGAATGCCCGTGGTATAGATCAGCTAGATGTAGCTACTTATGCAGGGCAGCCCGCTATTAATTTAGGTTCCATGTCCTATAATTTTGGTATGCCTATAGGAGAAAACGCAGACTTTTATTCTTATGGAGATATAGGCTTTAAATATACAGAAGGGTTCAGCTGCTTTTATAGAAGGGCGGCGCAGACAGATAGATTTAACTATGATTTGTATCCTAATGGATTCAGGCCGCAGATGTATTCTAATCAGGTCAACGTTTACTTCACAAATGGTGTAGATGGCAAAATCGGAGAATTCAACTTTGATGTAAGTAATACCTTTGGCAGTAATTCTATGAACATAGGTATGTTCAATACCTATAATGCCAGTATAGGGCCAGATTCACCAATTGATATGGATTTGGGTAAGCATTCGTTTTTCCAAAATACAACTAATATTGATGTAAGTAGGTACCTGAATGATGTACTGGAAGGCCTAAATATAGCCGGAGGAACAGAAATGCGTATTGAAAACTACCAGATAGAAAGAGGACAAGAAGAAAGCTGGACAGCAGGTAATTATGGTATAAAAACGGCATCATCAGATAATCAAGAGCTAGTAGGGCCTGATGGCTTTCCTTTGGAAAATTTGTTGGGCGAACCATTGGTAGATGCTAATGGTAATCCTGTCACTCTTCCATATGCTGGTTACAGTCAAACAATCGTGAAAGGGTATTCACTCAATTGCCAATGTTTTAGAGGCTTCGGGCCAGAAAATGAAGGTAATGAGTACAGAACGGTCATGGCGGCCTATCTGGATTTAGAACTGGATGTAACTAAAAAATGGATGGTTGGAACTGCTGCCAGAGCAGAAAATTATTCTGATTTTGGAAGTGTAGTGACTGGTAAGGTTGCTTCCAGGTACTCTATAACTGATGATTTTGCTGTGAGAGGATCTTTTAGCACTGGCTTTAGAGCTCCCTCACTACAGGAACTGAACTACTCTCATACTTATACCTTCTTCGTAGACTTAGTTCCTTATGATGGTACTGTTTATCCTAATACCAGTACTGCAGCAAGAACTCTCGGTATTAAAGCACTTACTGAAGAGCGGTCTACTAACTTTAGTGTGGGATTTGCCGCTAAGCTTTTTGACAAATTGGATATTACCGTAGATGCTTACAAAATAGATATTAAGGACAGAATATTTGAAACCAGCGAATTTGATAAGGATGATGCGCCGGTATTACAACCCGTAATTGGAGAGGGTTTAGGAAGCTTTAGGATTAACGGTGGAGATGTAAGCACACAGGGAATAGAAGTGGTGGCTAATTATAGCACCAATCTGGGGCGCGGAATATTAACCACTACTTTATCAGGTACTTTCAGGGAAAATAAATTTGAAGGCGCAGATGTGCCAGACCTTAATGTGGAGCTTACAGAACAAGAGTTAGTAGATAAATATGTTGACAGGGGAGATGTAGGGCAGTTTGAGACAGGAACCCCTAGAACTAATATTATAGGCTCTTTAACCTATGGTATTGGCAAATTCTCCTTTATGGTAAGAGGGCACTACTATGGAGAAGTTACAGATAGAGATAATCAAATGAGAACTTTGTACAATGAACAAATAGGATTTGCTGATCAAACGTTCTCTGCTCAAACTACGGTTGATCTTGGAGCTACTTATAAGATTATTCCACAGCTCATGCTTACAGTAGGCGGTAATAATATCTTTAATAACTACCCGGATATTATCAGATATGAGAAAAGAGATTTTTATATCTATTCAAACTATCAGCAAGGCTCAGCCGGTGCTTATTATTTCGGACGGTTAAGTTTCAATTTCTAA
- a CDS encoding glycosyl hydrolase family 18 protein, whose translation MYLPFYLSTFLKKPRLLYKNLLLTLLMITPWLAIAQVNTGGNATTSDHQKQVIGYITNWDAWKSNAAGLPSAGALTHMNIDYSKYTILNYSFFGVANDGSLHSGDLRNKNIYQEGAVQQPGDIFYTDVYSSWDMHILFGEIEPIQWVNEQVQARAQAQGFQVEVGGTTWTNTNWGLSGSLPLPLHKEDGAAGLLEMAHNNGVKVVASIGGWSMCKHFPEMAADPTKRARFIADCQKLIATGFDGIDLDWEYPGPYSGMNFTGSEADFANYATLVTELRNAIGPDKLITAAMSGDPVKLQGFNWSVMTNVMDYFNMMTYDYNGGWSNKAGHNAPVYPYDDAEEPTFNWQSTYNALMALGIPSDMINFGIPFYGRGVVTQGNAALNAATQKTSVTVQPDGPISTCADYTNWPLDVYDGTPNYFFIKQKTTSGWTRHWDDQAKVPYMTNGKYFLSYDDEESIEIKANYINDHQLGGTIIWTVFGDLEFSGSSTSYGTKLKRWSNVSSPLINLINEEFADGGDGGNTNTPPSISFTSPANGATFTEGSAITLQASASDSDGSVARVEFYNGNVKLGEDATSPYSYSWSGAQVGSYSLSARAIDNEGATSSSSISITVESEDDGGGEGNCPNADFRVVGYMPSWAGTAQAIQYDKLTHINYSFLLPNADGSLQSIENASKLQQIVSLAHAAGVKVQIAIGGWNDGNDSNFTALASNTSTRNAFVNNVLSFVSQYNLDGVDMDWEFPREGNEPQDFETLMQELGAALHAEGKILTAAVVASGWNADGILDGVFDDVDFLNLMAYDGGNGAAHSPYSYASSSLDYWLGRGLPASKAVLGVPFYGRPSWQTYSALISQGADPYADEFNGVYYNGINTIQDKTNLALERGSGIMIWEISQDTQDETSLLTAIDAALGDCEQNPNAPTVSFTSPANGASFMVNTTINLTATASDSDGSITSVVFNVNGQNITAGANGSTYSATWSSSTTGSYAITVTATDNEGLSTSREVTISITDGTECNVPAWGSTNVYVSGDHVSYNGVEYEAKWWTQGENPASNTSGVWLEIGPCGDDDGGNEGGTCNAPAWDNSTAYVGGTRVSYNGVEYEAKWWTQGENPEVNPTDAWRVIGPCNSSASARQASGLTAINTEIKVYPNPVKNNGTIELSLPNETFTSIILYNQLGKQVQVVLSESLKAGQHRIEFSTEDLPNGIYFSEISTGNEIKTVKLIKN comes from the coding sequence ATGTACCTACCATTCTACCTAAGTACATTCTTAAAAAAGCCTCGCCTGCTTTACAAAAACCTGTTACTCACACTGCTAATGATCACCCCATGGTTAGCTATAGCACAAGTAAATACAGGAGGAAACGCTACTACGTCTGATCACCAAAAGCAAGTGATCGGTTACATCACCAACTGGGACGCCTGGAAAAGTAATGCAGCAGGTCTACCCTCTGCCGGAGCATTAACTCACATGAATATCGATTACTCTAAGTATACCATCTTAAACTATTCCTTTTTTGGCGTAGCTAATGATGGTTCGCTTCACAGTGGTGATTTAAGAAACAAAAACATATATCAGGAAGGTGCAGTACAGCAACCAGGTGATATATTTTATACTGATGTTTACAGCAGCTGGGATATGCACATTCTTTTTGGAGAAATTGAGCCTATTCAATGGGTTAATGAGCAAGTGCAAGCCCGTGCTCAAGCTCAAGGCTTCCAAGTAGAAGTAGGTGGCACCACCTGGACCAACACTAACTGGGGTTTAAGTGGCAGCCTGCCGCTACCCTTACATAAAGAAGACGGAGCTGCCGGACTCCTTGAAATGGCGCACAACAACGGCGTAAAAGTAGTGGCTTCCATAGGAGGCTGGAGTATGTGTAAACATTTCCCTGAGATGGCAGCAGACCCCACCAAACGAGCACGATTCATTGCCGACTGTCAAAAGTTAATTGCTACTGGCTTTGATGGTATCGACCTTGACTGGGAGTATCCAGGCCCTTACTCCGGAATGAATTTTACTGGCTCGGAAGCAGATTTTGCTAATTATGCCACATTGGTAACAGAACTTCGTAATGCTATTGGCCCTGATAAATTAATCACCGCTGCCATGTCTGGAGATCCTGTAAAACTTCAAGGTTTTAACTGGAGTGTTATGACCAATGTGATGGATTATTTCAATATGATGACCTATGACTATAATGGCGGTTGGTCTAACAAAGCCGGTCATAATGCGCCTGTCTACCCTTATGATGACGCAGAAGAGCCTACCTTTAACTGGCAGTCTACCTACAACGCTCTAATGGCACTGGGAATACCTTCTGACATGATCAACTTTGGTATACCGTTCTACGGCAGAGGTGTGGTAACTCAAGGCAATGCCGCCCTAAATGCTGCTACGCAAAAAACCAGCGTTACTGTACAGCCTGATGGACCAATTTCTACTTGCGCAGATTATACTAACTGGCCATTAGATGTATACGATGGCACTCCAAATTATTTCTTCATTAAACAAAAAACCACTTCTGGCTGGACCAGACATTGGGATGATCAGGCTAAGGTGCCTTATATGACTAATGGCAAATATTTCTTAAGCTATGATGATGAAGAGTCTATTGAAATAAAAGCCAATTACATTAATGATCATCAGTTAGGAGGAACCATCATCTGGACAGTATTTGGCGACTTAGAGTTTAGCGGAAGCTCAACCAGTTATGGCACTAAGCTGAAAAGATGGTCTAATGTAAGCTCTCCTCTAATCAATTTGATCAATGAAGAATTTGCTGATGGCGGTGATGGCGGCAACACCAACACCCCTCCAAGTATATCTTTCACCTCTCCGGCTAATGGCGCTACTTTTACTGAAGGATCAGCCATCACTTTACAAGCGAGTGCCTCCGATAGTGACGGTTCTGTTGCAAGAGTGGAATTTTACAATGGCAATGTGAAGTTAGGTGAAGATGCTACAAGTCCATATAGTTATAGCTGGTCGGGCGCACAAGTTGGAAGTTATTCTCTTTCGGCAAGAGCAATAGATAACGAAGGAGCTACTTCATCATCATCAATATCAATAACTGTAGAATCTGAAGATGACGGCGGAGGCGAAGGCAACTGCCCTAATGCAGACTTTAGAGTAGTAGGCTACATGCCTAGCTGGGCAGGTACTGCACAGGCTATTCAATATGATAAGCTAACACACATTAACTACTCATTTTTATTGCCTAATGCTGATGGAAGCCTTCAATCTATAGAAAATGCCAGCAAACTACAGCAAATAGTAAGCCTTGCCCATGCGGCAGGTGTAAAAGTACAAATAGCCATTGGTGGCTGGAATGATGGAAACGACTCCAACTTTACCGCTTTGGCTTCTAATACTTCCACCAGAAATGCTTTCGTTAATAATGTTTTGAGTTTTGTAAGCCAATATAATCTTGATGGCGTAGACATGGACTGGGAGTTCCCAAGAGAGGGCAATGAACCACAAGATTTTGAAACCTTAATGCAGGAATTAGGCGCAGCACTCCATGCAGAAGGCAAAATTCTTACCGCTGCAGTAGTAGCTTCTGGCTGGAATGCTGACGGTATTCTTGATGGTGTTTTTGATGACGTAGACTTCTTAAACCTAATGGCCTATGATGGAGGAAACGGAGCAGCTCACTCCCCTTATAGTTATGCTTCTTCTTCTCTTGATTATTGGTTAGGAAGAGGCTTGCCTGCTTCTAAAGCTGTATTGGGAGTTCCTTTTTACGGCAGACCCAGCTGGCAAACTTACAGTGCGCTTATTTCTCAGGGTGCTGATCCTTATGCCGATGAATTTAATGGAGTTTACTATAATGGAATCAACACCATTCAGGATAAGACTAACTTAGCCCTAGAAAGAGGATCAGGAATTATGATCTGGGAAATCTCTCAGGACACTCAAGATGAAACTTCCCTTCTTACTGCAATTGATGCTGCATTAGGTGATTGTGAACAAAATCCTAATGCACCTACCGTAAGCTTTACTAGTCCGGCTAACGGCGCCAGCTTTATGGTGAACACCACTATTAACCTTACCGCTACAGCTTCTGATAGCGATGGAAGTATTACCAGCGTAGTATTCAATGTAAATGGACAAAACATAACTGCCGGTGCCAATGGAAGCACATATTCTGCTACCTGGAGCAGCAGCACTACTGGTTCTTATGCCATAACGGTTACTGCTACTGATAACGAAGGCTTAAGCACTAGTAGAGAGGTAACTATTTCCATTACAGACGGCACAGAATGTAACGTTCCTGCCTGGGGATCAACTAACGTATATGTTAGTGGTGACCATGTATCATATAATGGTGTAGAATACGAAGCCAAATGGTGGACCCAAGGAGAGAACCCTGCCTCTAATACTTCAGGAGTATGGCTAGAAATAGGCCCATGTGGAGATGATGACGGAGGCAATGAAGGTGGTACATGTAATGCACCAGCCTGGGATAATTCTACAGCTTATGTAGGAGGCACACGAGTATCTTATAACGGTGTAGAATATGAAGCTAAATGGTGGACTCAGGGAGAAAATCCTGAAGTGAATCCAACAGATGCATGGAGAGTAATTGGCCCATGTAACTCAAGCGCTTCAGCCAGACAAGCTTCCGGTTTAACTGCAATCAATACTGAAATAAAGGTATATCCTAACCCGGTTAAAAATAATGGAACCATAGAACTTTCATTACCTAATGAGACTTTCACTTCCATTATACTTTATAACCAATTGGGCAAACAAGTACAGGTGGTTCTTTCAGAAAGCCTAAAAGCAGGACAACACAGAATAGAGTTTTCAACCGAAGATTTACCTAATGGTATCTACTTCTCAGAAATTTCTACAGGCAATGAGATAAAAACAGTTAAGTTGATTAAAAATTAA
- a CDS encoding threonine aldolase family protein has translation MKVDLRSDTVTKPSQAMLDAMFSARVGDDVYGEDEEVNQLEAIAAEMLGMEAALFCPTGTMTNQIGLKVLSQPYEEVICYEAAHIYKYEGGGLAGTSGLSTKLLKGDRGRLSLKDIEDAINPDDIHAPATSIVALENTVNKGGGSYYTLQEIAPISDLCLSHNISRHLDGARLFNALVETGDAASHYGQYFDTISICLSKGLGAPVGSLLLGSKQVVHQARRVRKYMGGGMRQAGYLAAAGIYALQNNVNRLKEDHARAKKLEEILEKRTYVKQVLPVDTNIVIFELADGVDTMKVLNELKEHQIHAVRFGNNEIRLVTHLDFTDQMLEYTEEVLLKLKF, from the coding sequence ATGAAAGTAGATCTACGAAGTGATACGGTAACCAAGCCTTCTCAGGCTATGTTAGATGCCATGTTTTCTGCCAGGGTTGGCGATGATGTGTACGGAGAAGATGAGGAGGTGAATCAGCTAGAGGCTATAGCTGCAGAAATGCTGGGTATGGAGGCTGCACTGTTTTGCCCGACTGGCACTATGACTAATCAAATAGGTTTAAAGGTGCTATCGCAGCCTTATGAGGAGGTTATTTGCTATGAGGCCGCCCATATATACAAATATGAGGGTGGAGGGCTGGCCGGTACTAGTGGACTTTCTACTAAGTTATTAAAGGGAGATAGAGGCCGACTTTCTTTGAAGGACATAGAAGATGCTATCAACCCTGATGATATTCATGCGCCTGCTACTTCTATAGTAGCTTTAGAAAATACAGTGAATAAGGGTGGAGGTAGTTATTATACGCTTCAGGAAATAGCGCCGATATCAGATTTATGCCTTAGTCATAATATTTCGAGACATTTAGATGGTGCCAGGTTGTTTAATGCATTAGTAGAAACAGGTGATGCTGCTAGTCATTATGGACAGTATTTTGATACTATCTCAATTTGTTTATCAAAAGGACTTGGGGCGCCAGTAGGCTCGTTGCTGTTAGGAAGTAAGCAGGTGGTTCATCAGGCACGAAGAGTGCGCAAATATATGGGAGGCGGAATGCGACAAGCAGGGTATTTAGCAGCTGCAGGTATTTATGCTTTACAGAATAATGTAAATCGCCTTAAAGAAGATCATGCCAGAGCTAAAAAGCTGGAAGAAATCCTTGAAAAAAGGACATACGTTAAGCAGGTACTCCCCGTAGATACTAATATCGTAATCTTTGAATTAGCTGATGGAGTAGATACAATGAAGGTGTTAAATGAACTGAAAGAGCACCAAATCCATGCTGTCCGCTTTGGTAATAATGAGATTAGGTTAGTTACTCATCTTGATTTTACCGATCAAATGCTGGAGTATACAGAAGAGGTGCTGCTGAAGCTAAAATTTTAA
- a CDS encoding pyridoxal phosphate-dependent aminotransferase codes for MNSINRRTWLRSSLMTVGGAALLPHLSFGETAKAPVMLDKEGRALYSPFFKEYIPKNVHEVALKAKLNANENPYGPSPKAVAAFREKADLGNRYAWKELFDLIDKIAEKEGVSRQHIIMGPGSSDLLEKFGMVLFFENGGNVVSADPSYMSLMKVAEATGAEWKPVPLKEDWSHDLDAMEKAIDSKTKLVYICNPNNPTGTITDGDALYDFCSRVSEKVPVFVDEAYLDFLPEKDQKSMVSLVSKGKNVIVARTFSKIHGMAGIRVGYAIGLPETLNQINKITRGGMGITLPSVYAAQASMDDLEFQKKTRKLNNETKDYVYKSLKKMGFEYVPSYTNFMIFPIAMEGQAFLDKMYAQGVGVRSFNILGKNWCRVSMGTMDEMKMFTAALQDVAG; via the coding sequence ATGAACTCAATAAATAGAAGAACTTGGCTTCGTAGTAGCCTTATGACTGTGGGAGGAGCCGCCCTGCTTCCGCACTTATCATTTGGAGAAACAGCAAAGGCGCCGGTAATGCTTGATAAAGAAGGAAGAGCATTATACAGTCCTTTTTTCAAAGAATACATTCCTAAGAATGTGCATGAAGTAGCGCTTAAAGCCAAGCTCAATGCTAATGAAAATCCTTATGGTCCATCACCTAAGGCCGTTGCTGCTTTTCGTGAGAAAGCGGACTTGGGTAATAGATATGCCTGGAAAGAATTATTCGATCTTATAGATAAAATTGCAGAAAAAGAAGGCGTTTCTCGCCAGCATATCATTATGGGTCCCGGTTCTTCTGATCTATTGGAGAAATTCGGAATGGTATTGTTTTTTGAAAATGGAGGGAATGTGGTATCAGCTGACCCTTCATATATGTCATTAATGAAAGTGGCGGAGGCTACTGGCGCAGAATGGAAGCCGGTGCCTTTAAAAGAAGATTGGTCTCACGATCTTGATGCTATGGAGAAGGCCATAGACAGCAAAACCAAACTGGTGTATATCTGTAACCCTAACAACCCTACAGGTACCATTACTGATGGAGATGCCTTGTATGATTTCTGTTCCAGAGTTTCAGAGAAAGTGCCAGTATTTGTAGATGAAGCATACCTGGATTTCCTTCCTGAAAAGGATCAGAAAAGCATGGTATCTTTAGTAAGTAAGGGGAAAAATGTAATAGTAGCTCGTACATTTTCTAAAATACACGGTATGGCTGGTATTAGAGTAGGTTATGCAATAGGCTTACCAGAAACACTTAATCAAATTAATAAAATTACTAGAGGTGGAATGGGTATTACTTTACCTTCTGTATATGCAGCACAGGCTAGTATGGATGATCTGGAATTTCAAAAGAAAACCAGAAAACTTAATAATGAAACTAAAGATTACGTGTACAAAAGCCTTAAAAAAATGGGCTTTGAGTATGTGCCCAGCTATACCAATTTCATGATTTTCCCTATAGCTATGGAAGGGCAAGCTTTCTTGGATAAGATGTATGCTCAGGGAGTTGGCGTACGGTCTTTTAATATACTGGGTAAGAATTGGTGCCGCGTAAGTATGGGTACTATGGATGAAATGAAAATGTTTACTGCCGCACTGCAAGATGTAGCAGGTTAA